A portion of the Melanotaenia boesemani isolate fMelBoe1 chromosome 2, fMelBoe1.pri, whole genome shotgun sequence genome contains these proteins:
- the hmgxb4a gene encoding HMG domain-containing protein 4a — protein sequence MAYEEIKDVGMEGDRGLVAGRSQREKRRSYKDLLREEEEIAAEVRKTSKKRPKDLELFMLGGDPHKKKKKHSDDYYYRDHDGSGPPSHKKKHKSVDRSPPLTSTSSSHPTDTAMGLLQAITSPLATGSDPSPHLHKKPSYPSFSSHSSKDRKRDSGGGSKSSHSLSHSRPLSSSSSSSKKHSSSSSKSSLFHGGAPKEEPLTLREADGLKMKLIMSPEKEEPESFPYTMHSSKGSVKKEKDRDRTQTSKSPKKKLQQSRDPLPVVGKEVEVEGHYGGGMGDDSSSSGGELEAGELVIDDSYTHLSKKKKKSKKSKKKKDKEKDRDKEKSGKDKKHSKGFGDSSRSHGHSHPTVTHSTVGPMYAMSKPTPPHHQGNNGTTEKKKKKEEKDREKHEKDKDKPKKKNTTAYQVFCKEYRVNINAEQPGLDFGELSKRLAEVWKAMPEKDKLVWRQKAQYLQHKQNKAEATTVKHKTSTESKSKVVGTGTGMVSPTRAPGTVSLSPARVPDVDPIDAAAHLQLLGESLSLIGHRLQETEGMVAVSGSLSVLLDSILCALGPLTCLTAQIPQLNGCPRNVLSNTLDNIAYIMPGL from the exons ATGGCATATGAGGAGATAAAGg atgtAGGAATGGAGGGAGACCGAGGACTTGTGGCTGGTCGTAGccagagagagaagaggaggtcATACAAGGACTTGTTacgagaggaggaggagattgCTGCTGAGGTACGGAAGACATCCAAGAAACGCCCAAAG GACTTGGAACTATTTATGCTGGGTGGGGATccacacaaaaagaagaagaagcatagTGATGATTACTATTATAGGG atcACGATGGTTCAGGTCCACCATCTCATAAGAAAAAGCACAAGTCTGTCGACCGCTCACCTCCTCTTACATCCACCTCATCGTCACACCCAACAGATACAGCGATGGGCCTCCTGCAGGCCATCACCTCTCCCCTGGCCACGGGTTCAGACCCCAGCCCCCACTTGCACAAGAAGCCCTCCTATCCCTCTTTTTCCTCGCACTCTTCCAAGGACCGCAAACGTGACAGCGGTGGTGGAAGCAAATCTAGTCACTCCCTTTCGCATTCCCGCCCCttgtcctcatcatcatcttcctccaaGAAGCACTCGTCTTCTTCCTCAAAATCGTCCCTGTTTCACGGCGGAGCTCCCAAAGAGGAGCCCTTGACTTTACGTGAGGCAGATGGGCTGAAAATGAAGCTCATTATGTCGCCAGAGAAGGAGGAACCAGAGAGCTTCCCGTACACAATGCACTCCTCTAAAGGTAGCGTGAAGAAAGAGAAGGATAGAGACAGGACGCAGACTTCAAAGTCACCCAAGAAGAAGCTGCAACAGAGCAGAGACCCACTGCCTGTAGTGGGGAAGGAAGTGGAGGTGGAAG GCCATTACGGAGGTGGCATGGGAGATGATAGCTCTTCATCTGGGGGAGAACTGGAGGCTGGAGAACTGGTTATAGATGATTCATATACACACTtgtcaaaaaagaagaagaagagcaagaaaagcaagaagaaaaaggacaaagaaaagGACAGAGACAAGGAAAAAAGTGGAAAAGACAAGAAGCACAGTAAGGGATTTGGAG ACTCATCGAGAAGCCACGGTCACTCCCATCCCACTGTCACCCATAGCACTGTCGGCCCAATGTATGCTATGAGCAAGCCCACCCCCCCACACCACCAAGGCAACAATGGaacaacagagaagaagaagaagaaagaggagaaagatAGAGAAAAGCATGAGAAGGATAAAGATAAG CCTAAGAAGAAGAACACAACAGCATATCAGGTGTTTTGTAAAGAGTACAGGGTCAACATAAATGCTGAACAGCCAGGACTCG ATTTTGGTGAGCTGAGCAAGAGGTTGGCAGAGGTGTGGAAAGCAATGCCGGAGAAGGACAAACTG GTATGGAGGCAGAAAGCTCAGTatctgcagcacaaacagaacaaagCCGAGGCCACCACAGTCAAACACAAAACCTCCACAGAGAGCAAAAGCAAAG TCGTTGGAACAGGAACTGGGATGGTGTCTCCAACCAGAGCGCCTGGCACTGTGTCCCTGTCTCCAGCACGAGTGCCAGATGTTGATCCCATCGATGCAGCAGCTCACCTGCAGCTGCTCGGAGAGTCCCTCTCCCTGATTGGCCATCGACTTCAAGAAACCGAA GGGATGGTGGCGGTGTCGGGGAGCTTGTCTGTCCTTCTGGACTCCATCTTGTGTGCGCTGGGCCCACTGACCTGCCTCACGGCACAGATACCTCAGTTAAACGGATGTCCGCGAAATGTGCTG TCGAACACGCTGGACAACATCGCCTACATCATGCCTGGACTGTGA
- the si:dkeyp-69e1.8 gene encoding GTPase IMAP family member 9, with the protein MSASASQSELRLVVLGPVHAGSKPAVCSILGLQDNQLGTDEEKGSKHRGEAAGRQMVVFSSPGWFSSTFNPKKRKEHISSLISLSSPGPHAFLLCVPVDQPADGEAKALDVLKKLFGPSAVSGNTIVLFTHIEELEEDEQLEEYLTTWRKDLLELVERCGGRYHTLETRGGGPEEKKAVEELLEKVEQAVKESGTQHFSCNLFREAEERLRQRQQEMVMQRRKEQGDEEPPTNSPEATEEEMEAVREEAERSICDFDLDVDSIFPSTTVSTSSPAPSFLRGLWEKLIGWIRWLPSLVGRESLLGSLVGLFVGGQYGGMVGATVGSVATEMGRRKTEKTK; encoded by the exons ATGTCAGCATCTGCTTCACAGTCTG AGCTGAGGCTGGTGGTACTGGGCCCAGTACACGCAGGAAGCAAACCTGCTGTTTGCTCTATTCTGGGCCTGCAAGACAACCAGCTGGGCACAGATGAAGAGAAGGGCAGTAAACACcgaggagaggctgcaggaagACAG ATGGTGGTGTTTTCCAGTCCAGGCTGGTTCAGTTCAACCTTCAAcccaaagaaaaggaaagaacacATCTCCTCCCTCATCTCTCTGTCCAGCCCGGGGCCACATGCCTTCTTGCTCTGTGTTCCTGTGGACCAGCCAGCTGATGGAGAGGCCAAGGCATTAGATGTCCTGAAGAAGCTGTTTGGTCCCTCTGCTGTAAGTGGAAACACCATTGTTCTCTTCACCCACATAGAGGAGCTGGAAGAAGATGAGCAGCTGGAGGAATACCTCACCACGTGGCGCAAAGACCTCCTAGAGCTGGTGGAAAGATGTGGTGGTCGCTACCATACTCTGGAAACCCGTGGTGGAGGACCGGAGGAGAAGAAAGCGGTAGAGGAGCTGCTGGAGAAGGTCGAGCAGGCAGTGAAGGAGAGTGGGACCCAACACTTCAGCTGCAATCTGTTCCGGGAGGCTGAGGAGAGGCTGAGACAGAGGCAGCAGGAGATGGTGATGCAGAGGAGAAAAGAGCAGGGTGATGAGGAGCCTCCCACAAACTCACCAGAAGCGACGGAGGAAGAAATGGAAGCGGTCCGGGAGGAAGCAGAGAGGAGCATCTGTGATTTTGATTTGGATGTAGATAGTATTTTCCCTTCTACTACCGTCTCAACTTCCTCCCCCGCTCCCTCTTTTCTCCGGGGCCTGTGGGAGAAGCTGATAGGCTGGATCAGGTGGCTGCCCAGTCTTGTGGGAAGGGAATCCCTGCTGGGGTCCTTGGTCGGCCTGTTTGTCGGAGGGCAGTATGGAGGTATGGTCGGGGCCACTGTGGGTTCAGTGGCTACTGAAATGGGAAGAAGAAAAACCGAGAAAACTAAATAA